The following coding sequences lie in one Rutidosis leptorrhynchoides isolate AG116_Rl617_1_P2 chromosome 4, CSIRO_AGI_Rlap_v1, whole genome shotgun sequence genomic window:
- the LOC139843341 gene encoding transcription factor HHO3-like, whose product MKSSKQYIEALEEELKKIQVFERELPLCLELVSQAIERCRHQMFRTILNQSNEGPVLKEFIPIKPTCLSTNNGDDNDINNVDREHQPVSNKSNIICSCTNDKSSSLYSKKPDWLTSAQLSIQIQDPPTGKDLLSKKALDEDRNNLCHKKKSSGSCSTDTDGSVSEGGDKGQPNNKKKKERRCWSSELHRRFLHALQQLGGAYVATPKQIKELMKVDGLTSNEIKSHLQKYRLHTRRLNPNNNVHTPQLVVVSRIWMPPLDYTTNTASSSISDDAKTLYSPIATLPTSLYKTKQLSQ is encoded by the exons ATGAAGAGTTCTAAACAATATATTGAAGCTTTAGAAGAAGAACTTAAAAAGATTCAAGTGTTCGAACGCGAACTTCCCCTTTGTCTGGAGCTTGTTTCGCAAG CGATTGAACGATGCAGACATCAAATGTTTAGGACCATCTTGAATCAGTCAAATGAGGGTCCAGTTTTGAAAGAATTTATTCCTATTAAACCAACTTGTTTGTCTACAAATAatggtgatgataatgatattaataatgttgatAGAGAGCATCAACCAGTATCTAATAAATCAAACATCATATGTAGTTGTACTAATGATAAATCATCATctttatattcaaagaaaccagattGGCTTACATCTGCTCAACTCTCAATTCAAATCCAAGATCCACCTACAGGAAAG gACTTGTTGTCTAAAAAGGCATTGGACGAGGACCGAAACAATCTTTGTCACAAGAAAAAAAGCTCCGGCAGTTGTTCAACGGATACAGATGGTAGTGTAAGTGAGGGTGGAGATAAAGGACAGCCTAATAATAAGAAAAAGAAGGAAAGGAGGTGTTGGTCGTCGGAGTTGCACAGACGGTTTCTTCATGCTCTTCAACAACTTGGTGGTGCCTATG TTGCTACACCAAAGCAAATTAAGGAACTAATGAAGGTAGATGGGCTGACGAGCAATGAAATAAAAAGCCATTTACAG AAATACCGTTTGCATACACGAAGGTTGAACCCCAATAATAATGTACATACTCCACAGCTTGTTGTGGTCAGCCGAATATGGATGCCGCCACTGGACTACACCACCAATACTGCCTCATCTTCTATAAGTGATGATGCCAAAACATTATACTCTCCAATAGCTACCCTACCAACATCTTTGTACAAAACAAAACAATTGAGCCAATAA